acatgaaagaaagaacaaagaaaaaagaaaaaacagaaaaagcaccGTTCCAGACATTAGGTCTGCAGTTCTGGTTCTTCTGAACGAATACGTGTCTTgaaatcaaaaataataatgaagcaCGCAAGCATCAGCACTCCAACTGAGAAGATCAGCCTGAgaagatttctcttcaacaccaTGATATGGGAGAATTCACCCCctgataaaacaaacaatatatatatatatatataaaattaaatattaaatcaatatttaaatacataaattggttaatgttttttatttaattttgatcttacatatgtattttttttattttattttattttttataaattctgAGGAATCACTTACCATGGACGAAGATGGTGTTTTCTCCTGTATATCGCACCTCACTGACATTGTAGTTAGACACTGAATACACACAGCTGTAGTTCACAGAGTTTTCAGAGACTATCAGGTGAAATGTTGTGGAAACGGTCGTGTTGTTACAGTTCACCTGCTTCTCGCTGTTTCCGATCCCATTGACACAGAGATAAACGTAGACTTGAGCACAGTTTTGACTTTTTGTAAAGGTGCAGGTCAGTTTCAGAGTTTCTCCTTTTCTTACTGAAGTTTCTGTACTTTCAATCCTTGCTGGTAATATTTTACCTAAATACCAAAGCATGTCGATTATTAAAGATACACATACATATGAGAAAAATAAGAGAATGACAGAATCAGGAATGTGTCTTACCCCAAACCTCGAGTGAGATGGAGTTGTgtcctgtttgttttgtcttaatGACACCGGGTTTCTCTTCAGAGTAAAAACATGTGTACAATCCAGAATGTTCTATAGTAAGACTGGTAAGGGGAAATGTTGTATTGTCTCTTCTTCTAGCTTCAACAGCTTTTTTCTGGACTCTCTCACCATTTTTGAAGAGATACATTTCTATTAAATTGGTGCTTTCTGTTATATTATCAGCTGAACACATAAAAGTGATGTTCTCGCCTTCGTTCACTTTGGTCAATCCACCATTGTAAATAAATGCTGGATGTAAACGACCCAGACTTTCTAGTTATGGAAAACAAAGATCAGGATTAACTTTGATTAACCTGTATTTGAAAAACTACAAGATATCGGAGTGTCCATGTAGGACTAATTCAAATAAGAGCAGCAGCAAGCAATTTATCAGAGGACAGTAAATGTAACCAAGATTACAAACACGAGGATTAGTGGAAACTGCAAACTGAACAAAAGCAAACTTTGCATCATAAACTTGTGCATAATCAGCATTGTATTCAAATGCAATATATAAAACTTAATCTTAGAAAACTGCATTACCTTCCTGAAGAGATGCAGGCAACAAAAAAAggacttaaaaaataaaacaacattcaaaAGCTTGGTTAGAAGATTTATACAGGAAATAATATTATTCTCCTCACTCCCAAGCTCTTCCATAGAGATTATTCATACTTACATATGATGATCgtcattttgatttgattttgccAGGAATGATGTAGTTCAGTACACTGCACAAGGCTCGTCTCTCTAAGACTCTCTATCCAACATCCTGTCACTACGCTCAGATACTTGTCAGGTTCTTTAAGCTGACAGGAAATTTCCAGTGGTCTAGTGGTCTTTTTGTTAGTTTGTTcaatataaaaactaaaaaaatacattttaaacaactaAGTAACAAGTTACTCAAATACAGTAGACATATACAGTTTAAgaattgaataataaatatgttaacattttaaagttttttcaCTCTTTAAGTTTAACTCCACCTACTTTTAGCTAATTTGCATGATATTCAAAACCTATTTTGCTAACATGTTAGGATTTTTCAAAACATATTGATATTTATTGACAATATGTCTACCACATGTTAATGAATTCTTTGAACCGAATTTATTCAAAAAGTTTGTTTATGGTCATACATAGTTGGCATGGCTAAATTCACTGTTTTTCAGGACTTGAGCTGAATTTTGGTGCACTGTTTTTATGCAAGTTACTAGATTGTCTAAAGGTAGAATTTTAATGATGACCTGATGAATTACAAAAAGATTGTTAACCagatttattagtatttttgcCACTAAACTAGTCCCTACCAGGGAGCCACTAATAAGAGATGACAGCTTTAAATATCCCTTTTGggaactatttatttatttatttatttatttatttatttatttatttatttatttatttatttatcaaataaaataagcattatTGTATAGAATatattgcgtgagtgaatgagagtgtgcgtgtgccctgtgatgggttggcactctgtccagggtgtatcctgccttgatgcccgatgacgcctgagataggcacaggctccccgtgacccgagaagttagaaaatgagtgagtgtgagagagagagagagagagagagagagagagagagagagagagagagagagagagagagagagagagagagagtatagaatatacactgaacaaaatCTTAACACTGGGGGAAACATTCCAAGTATTTGCATTTTGCGCCGGTGGATCATAACCAGGTTGTAAGAACTTTTTCAaaatttcaaaagaaaaaagtagcaagagacaaaaaaaaacatagattggcaatttattgaaaactgcatttaaactcaaacaggcTGGTAATcagctgatcaaaagtttatCTATCAAAAAGGACCCGGTAGTGAGTAGCCCCACCATTCGTG
The DNA window shown above is from Tachysurus fulvidraco isolate hzauxx_2018 chromosome 13, HZAU_PFXX_2.0, whole genome shotgun sequence and carries:
- the LOC113650780 gene encoding uncharacterized protein LOC113650780, giving the protein MTIIIFLFLLPASLQEESLGRLHPAFIYNGGLTKVNEGENITFMCSADNITESTNLIEMYLFKNGERVQKKAVEARRRDNTTFPLTSLTIEHSGLYTCFYSEEKPGVIKTKQTGHNSISLEVWGKILPARIESTETSVRKGETLKLTCTFTKSQNCAQVYVYLCVNGIGNSEKQVNCNNTTVSTTFHLIVSENSVNYSCVYSVSNYNVSEVRYTGENTIFVHGGEFSHIMVLKRNLLRLIFSVGVLMLACFIIIFDFKTRIRSEEPELQT